The Nocardioides sp. cx-173 genome segment GGCCAGCCGTGGAGGGTGCTGGTGGAGTACTCCAATGCGGGCCAGTCGAGGCCGCCGACGGCTTCCTGACCATCGTGCGCGGCGCGGTGTCGACCTTCCACTTCAGCACCCGCGTCGTGCGCTTCGTCGGCGAGGCGGACGCCTAGAGGCCCAGGTCCGCGCCGCGCAGGCGGTCGACCCGCTCGGGCGGGCCGTCGAAGGCGAGGTCGCGCACCGCGTCGCGGCCGAAGAGGAACAGCGCCACCTCGCTGGGCGGGCCCGTGACCGTCACCGGGTCATCCCCGCCGCGCAGGGTGAGCGTCTCGTCGCCTCCGGTGCGCCGGACGCGGACGGGCACCCCGGCGGGCCGGACCAGCACCCGGCCGGCCAGGCGCACCGCGCGCCAGATGCGCTCCTCGTCCTCGGGTGCCAGCGCTCGCGGCTCCCAGCCGGGCTGGCCGCGGCGCAGGTCCTCGTGGTGCACGAAGTACTCCATCGTGTTGGCCAGCCGCTCCACCGGCGGCAGCGCGTACGGCGTGAGGCCGGGGTCGCGCAGCCGCTCGACCAGGACCGCGAAGTCCCGGCGCTCCATGCGGGCCATGGCCCGGTCGGTGAGCCCGGACAGCGCGGGCACCACCAGGCCCGCGGCACCGAGGGGCCGGGTCTCGCGCACCAGCAGGTGCGCGACCAGCTCCCTCGCCGTCCATCCCGCGCAGAGCGTCGGGGCGTCGGCGCCGAGCACCAGCGCGAGGTCGCAGAGGTCGTGGCGCTCGCGCCGGGCGAAGGAGGGGGTGGGCATGGGGCCCAGCCTGCCATGCCTCCGGCTGGGGGAGTGGGCACCGGATTGGGCGATGTCCGTGGTCGGGAATAGCCTGCGAGCCTCGTCGGTTCGGCAGACGAGAAGCAGCGGTCAGGGAGACATGAGCGACGAACGAGCAGACGGACGGGGATCGACCGGAGCCGGGTTCGCCGTACTCCTGGTGGCCATCAAGCGTGAGCCCTGGGTCTTCACCCTCTCCACGCTCGGCAGCGTCCTCTTCGGCGCGCTGACCGTCGCCGACGCCTGGGTGCTGGGGTGGTCCACCGACCACGTCGTGCTGCCGGCCTTCGAGAGCGGAGAGGTCGGCACGGGCTCGCTCGTGGCCATCCTGGCCCTCTTCCTCGGTGTCGCGATCCTGCGCGCGGTGGGCATCGTCGCGCGGCGGCTCGGCGCGGGCATCATGCAGTACCGCATGCAGGCCCACACCCGCCGCGCCGTCACCCGCCAGTACCTCTCCCTGCCCATGGAGTGGCACCAGCGTCACCCCACCGGCGAGCTGCTCTCCAACGCCAACTCCGATGTCGAGGCGGCCTGGGCCCCCATCGCGCCCCTCCCGATGGCGGTCGGCACCGTCGCGATGATGGTGATCGCGGTGGCGCAGATGCTCGCGGCCGACCTGGTGCTCGCCGTGGTCGGGCTGCTGGTCTTCCCCGCGGTGATCGCCGTCAACGTGATCTACCAGCGCCGCGCCCAGGGGTGGATGACCCGCGCCCAGCAGCTGCGCGGCGAGGTCAGCGAGATCGCCCACGAGTCCTTCGACGGCGCGATGGTCGTCAAGACGCTCGGCCGCGAGCCCGAGGAGACCGCGCGGTTCGCCGCCAAGGCCGAGGAGCTGCGCGACGTCAACATCCGCGTCGGCCGCATCCGGGCCGCGTTCGACCCTGCGCTCGCGGCCCTGCCCGGGATCGGGGTCCTGTTCGTCCTCGCCGTGGGCGTCTCGCGCGTGCTCAGCGGCGCCACCGACCCCGGCGACGTCGTCACCGTCGCCTACCTGCTCACCATCGTGTCCTTCCCCATCCGCTCGATCGGCTGGGTGCTCGGCGAGTTCCCGCGCAGCGTCGTGGGCTACCGCCGGGTGACGTCGGTCCTGCGCGCCGACGGCGAGATGCCGCACGGCGACCAGGCGGCCGTCCACGGGCCCGGCGGGGCGCGCCTGGACGTCGAGTCGGTCACCTACCGCTACGAGCCCGAGCAGCCGCTGCTCGAACGCCTCACGTTCTCGGTCGAGCCCGGCCGCACGGTCGCGCTCGTGGGTGCCACCGCGTCGGGCAAGAGCACGCTGACGACCCTGCTCACGCGGCTGGTCGACCCCGACCGCGGCCGCATCTCGCTCGACGGCCTGGATCTGCGCGAGCTGGCTCCCGGCGAGCTGGCCTCCGCGGTGTCGATCGTGCCGCAGACCGCGTTCCTCTTCGACGACACCGTGCGCGGCAACATCACGCTGGGCGCGGACGTCAGCGACGCCGACGTCTGGGCCGCGCTGCGCACCGCGCAGGCCGACGGCTTCGTCGCGGCGCTTCCTGAGGGCCTCGACACCCAGCTCGGCGAGCGCGGGACGTCGCTGTCCGGCGGCCAGCGCCAGCGCATCTCGCTGGCCCGCGCGCTCGTACGCCGCCCGCGGCTGCTGATCCTCGACGACGCCACCTCGGCCGTCGACCCCGAGGTCGAGGCGCGCATCCTCGCCGGTCTGCGCGAGAGCGGCGCGGGCTCCACGCTGGTCGTCGTCGCCTACCGCAAGGCCACGATCGGCCTCGCCGACGAGGTGCTCCACCTCGAGCACGGGCGGGTGGTCGACCGCGGCACGCACGCCGAGCTGCTCGCCCGCAGCCCGTCGTACGCGCGGCTGGTCAACGCCTACGAGCAGGAGGAGGTGGCCATATGAGCACGGTGATGGACTCCGGTGAGGACATCGGCGCGATCGCCACCATCCGGCGCGGGCTGCACTTCTCGCCCGAGCTGAAGGAGGGGGTCTGGGGCACTCTCGCCCTGGCGGTACTCGCCTCGGTGGGGCAGGTGATCGTGCCGATCGCCGTCCAGCAGACCCTCGACCGCGGCCTGGGCCGCTCCGGTGGCCCCGACGTGTCGTTCACGGTGTGGATGGGCCTGGCCGCCGGCGCCGCACTCCTGGTCACGAGCTACGCCTCCTACGCGATGACGCGCCGGCTGTTCACCACCTCCGAGCGAGGCCTGGCGATGCTGCGGATCCGGGCGTTCCGCCACGTGCACGACCTGCCGCTCCTCACGCAGAACACCGAGCGCCGCGGCGCCCTCGTCTCCCGCGTCACCAGCGACGTCGACCAGGTCAGCCAGTTCCTGGTGTTCGGTGGGCTGCTGTTCGTGGTCAGCATCGGGCAGGTCCTCATCGCGACCATCGTGATGGTCTTCTACAGCTGGCAGCTCGCCCTCGTGGTGTGGCTGTGCTTCGCGCCGCTGTTCGTCTCCCTGCGGTTCTTCCAGCGCAAGCTGTCCGACGCCTACGGCACCGTCCGCCGCCAGGTCGGGGTCATGCTCTCGGCGATCTCCGAGCCGGTGGTCGGCGCCGCGGTCGTCCGCTCGTACGCCGTGGAGGCCCGCACCCAGGAGCGCATCGACCAGGCGATCACCCGTCACCAGCGGGCCAGCACCCGCGCCCAGGGCTTCACCGCGTTCTCCTTCTCGTTGGGTGGGATCTCCGCCGGTCTGGCCAACGCCGGCGTCCTCATCGTCGGCATCTGGCTCGGCTTCGCCGGCGACATCACCGCCGGCGAGGTGGTGGCCTTCGCGTTCCTGGTCACCCTGTTCGTCGGGCCGGTCCAGATGGGCACCCAGATCCTCACCGACGCGCAGAACGCCATCGCCGGCTGGCGCCGCGTCATCGGCATCCTCGACACCCCGGCCGACCTGGTCGACCCCGGCCCCGACGGGCAGGTGCTGCCGCGCGGGCCGATCGACGTGCGCTTCGAGGACGTGGAGTTCGCCTACCCCGGCGGGCCGCCGGTGCTGCGCGACATCAACCTCCACATCGATGCCGGCCGCCGGGTCGCGATCGTGGGGGAGACCGGCTCGGGCAAGTCGACCTTCGCCAAGCTGCTGACCCGCCTGATGGACCCCTCGCGGGGCTCGGTCCTGCTCGACGGCGTCGACGTGCGCGAGATCGGGGAGGCCTCGCTGCGCCGCAGCGTGGTGCTGGTGCCGCAGGAGGGTTTCCTCTTCGACGACACGCTGCGCGCGAACGTCCGCTACGGCCGGCTGGACGCCACCGACGCCGAGATCCGGGCCAGCGCCGACGAGCTGGGCCTCTCCGACTGGCTCGACGGGCTGCCCCGCGGCCTCGACACCCAGGTCGGCCAGCGCGGTGAGTCGCTCTCGGCCGGCGAGCGGCAGCTCGTCGCGCTGCTGCGCGCCCATCTCGCCGACCCCGATCTGCTCGTCCTCGACGAGGCCACCAGCGCGGTGGACCCCCAGCTGGAGATGCGGATCGGCCGTGCCCTCGAGCGCCTGATGAGCGGCCGGACGTCGGTCACCATCGCGCACCGGCTCTCCACCGCCGAGTCCGCCGACGAGGTCGTCGTCGTCGACCAGGGCCGCATCGTCCAGCGCGGACCGCACGCGGTCCTCGCCGCCGAGGCCGGCAGCGTCTACGCCGGGCTGCACCGCAGCTGGGTGTCGCAACAGGGCCCCGCCACCTCCTGAGCCACCTCCTGAGCCACCTCGTCGGGCGCCGGTGGTGGGTCCGCGCGATAATGGCTCCCATGCCCCTCGACCCCGCGATCGCCGACCGGCTCAAGCGCTCCGCCGAGGGCCTGGTGCCGGCCGTGGTGCAGCAGCACGACACCGGCGAGGTGCTGATGCTGGGCTGGATGGACGACGAGGCGCTGCAGCGCACGCTGACGACCGGCCGGGCGACGTACTGGAGCCGGTCGCGCCGCGAGTACTGGGTCAAGGGCGACACCTCCGGGCACGTGCAGTGGGTCAAGGAGGTGCGCCTCGACTGCGACGGCGACACCCTGCTGGTCAAGGTCGACCAGGTGGGCGCCGCCTGTCACACCGGCGACCGCACCTGCTTCGACGCCGCCCTGCTCGTCTCCGTGGACGGCCTGCCGGGTGACTAGGAGCGGGTTCGCGCCGCTGGTCGTGCTGGGGCTCGCCTCCGGGGTCGGAGCCGCGGTCGGGGGCAACCAGCTCTGGGTCACCTTCGACGCCGACGAGCAGCAGGACTCCTGGGGCATGGCCTTCGGCCTGTCCGAGAGCGCCAGCGTCCCGCTCGCGACCGCGCTCGGCCTGGTCGTCCTGGCCTGCTGGGGCGTCGTGCTGGTCGCGCGAGGCCGCCCGCGCCGGGTGGTGGCGGCCCTCGGCGCCCTCGCTGCCGTGGGCACGCTCGCGACGTACGTCGTGGGGTTCTTCACGGCCGCCCGGGACCTGGAGGATGAGCTCGCCGGGGTGGGCCTCACCGGCGTCGACGTCGACCACACCAGGTGGTTCTGGTTCGGGCTGGCCTGCGCCGTGGTCTCCGCCGCGGCGGCGGTGCTGGCCGTGCGGCTGGTGCCGCACTGGCCGGAGATCGGGAGCCGCTACGACGCCCCCGGCGACCAGGACCGCCAGGAGCCCGCGGCGGAGCCGTCGAACCTGGACCTGTGGAAGGCCCTCGACGAGGGTGACGATCCCACCAGATGAGCACCTGAATAGACTGGCGCCGCATCGCGCGGACGTAGCGATGCGCCACTGATCGACCACTGATCCACCACTGATTCACATTGCGAGGAGCACCGTATGTCTGACAACCACGGCAACACACCGGCCGCCTGGACGGCCGTGGTCGTCGGACTGCTGGGCTTCGTCGTGGGGGCGATCGGGCTGATGCTCGACCCGATCAACTACACCATCTTCTGGGTGGGCGTGGCGATCACGCTGGCCAGCGGCGTGCTCTTCGTCATCATGGCCAAGATGGGTCTGCACGGTTCCACGCATTGACCCACGACCCGATCGCGCCCGGCGCGCCAGTGCTCGCGCCACCGCCGTCGCGGTGGCAGCGGATGGCCGCGCCCCTGACCACGATCGGGGCCCTGGGGGCCGTCACCCTCGCGCTGCGCCTGCGTGACCCGCACGACCACGCGAGCTGGGGCCTGTGCCCGAGCGCGCTGATGGGTTTCTGGTGCCCGGGCTGCGGTGGCCTGCGGGCGGTCAACGACCTCACCCACCTGCAGCTGGTCGACGCCGCCTCGAGCAACCTGGCGCTCGTCGTCGCGCTGCCGTTCGCCCTGGCCGCACTGGCGCTGTGGACGGCCGACCGCTGGCGCGGCCGCCGTCGGGCGGTGCCGGCGAACGCGGTCGCGTGGACCGCGTTCGCCGCGGTCGCGCTGCTCGTGGTGTTCACGGTGCTGCGCAACCTCTCGGGCTCCTGGCTCGCGCCCTAGGAGCCCGCCTCCCGCCGGTCAGCTCGTGTAGGTGTCGATCTCGACCTGGCCGGTCGCGACCAGGACCCAGAACACGATGCCGAGCGCGATCCCGACGATGCCCAGGATGAAGCCCCACTGGGCCAGGCCGGCGCCCTTCTTCGCGCCGTTGGACTCCCGGATGTCCTTCTTCCCCAGCAGACCGAACACGACGGCGCCGATCCCGAAGACGAACCAGCTGCAGCAGGGGAAGACGCCGATGATGCCCAGCACCAGGCTGGTGATCGCCATCCCCGAGGTCTTCTGGGGCTGGGCGCCGTAGCCCGGGGGAGGTCCGCCGTACTGGGGACCCTCCGGCGGCGGGGGCGGGGGCGGCTGTCCGTAGCTCATGGCATTCCCTTCGATGGATGACCGGTCCAGGAGTCTGACCGATGTCAGGACCCTATGACGTCGCGTGTCAGACTCGAGGGAGCGCATCGCCCTTGAGCGCATGGTGTGCTGGGGCTGCACCGGGCCCCGGTGCCGCCCGAAAGCCTGCCCGAATCCTGCCTGAGTCCTGGAGGAAGTCATGTCCGTGCTCGACGACATCGTCGCCGGCGTGCGGATCGACCTCGCCGAGCGCGAGGCGGGGCTCCCGCTCGCCGACCTGCGCGCCGCGCTCGCCGACGCCGACCCCGTGCGCGACCCGATGCCGCACTTCCGCTCGCTCGGCTCGAGCGTGATCGCCGAGGTCAAGCGCCGCAGTCCCAGCAAGGGCGAGCTGGCCGACATCCCCGACCCGGCCTCGCTCGCCGCCGAGTACGCCGCCGGGGGAGCCGCGGCGATCAGCGTGCTGACCGAGCAGCGCCGCTTCGGCGGCAGCCTGGCCGACCTGCGCGCCGTACGCGCCGCCGTGGACGTCCCCGTGCTGCGCAAGGACTTCGTCGTGACCAGCTACCAGGTCGTCGAGGCCCGCGCGGCCGGCGCGGACCTCGTGCTCCTGATCGTCGCGGCGCTGGACGACGACACCCTGCGCCGCCTCTACGACGAGGCGCGCGAGCTCGGGCTGACCGTGCTGGTCGAGGTGCACGACGAGGCCGAGACCGAGCGGGCGGTGGCGCTGGGCGCCGAGCTCGTCGGGGTCAACGCCCGCAACCTCAAGACCCTCGCGGTCGACAACGACACCTTCTCCCGGCTGGCACCGCTGGTCCCCGACGACCGGGTGCTCGTGGCGGAGTCGGGCATCTCGGGTCCGCAGGACGTCACCCGCTTCGTGGGCGAGGGCGCGCGCGTGGTCCTCGTCGGCGAGGCGCTGGTCAAGGACGGGGCGCCGCGCGAGGCGGTCGCCGCGATGACAGGAGTCGAGGCATGACCCAGCCCGCATCCCAGCCCACCTCCAGGTACGACGCCGACGACCGCGGCTGGTTCGGCGACTTCGGCGGCCGGTTCATGCCGGAGGCGCTGGTCGCCGCGCTCGACGAGCTGACCGAGGCCTGGCAGGGCGCCATGGCCGACCCCGCGTTCGTCGCCTCCTTCGAGGAGATCTGCCGCGAGTACGCCGGCACCCCCAGCCGCCTCTACGAGGCCCGCCGGCTCTCCGACAAGGTCGGCGCCCGGATCCTGCTCAAGCGCGAGGACCTCAACCACACCGGGGCCCACAAGATCCGCAACGTCCTCGGCCAGGCGCTGCTCACCCAGCGGATGGGCAAGAAGCGGGTCATCGCCGAGACCGGTGCCGGCCAGCACGGGGTCGCCAGCGCGACCGCGGCGGCGTACTTCGGCATGGAGTGCACCGTCTACATGGGCGCGGTCGACGTGAAGCGCCAGGCGCTCAACGTCGCCCGGATGAACCTGCTCGGCGCCAAGGTCGTGCCCGTCGACGGCGGCAGCGCCACCCTCAAGGACGCGATCAACGAGGCGCTGCGCGACTGGGTCTCCAGCGTCGACCACACGGCCTACCTCTTCGGGACCGCCGCCGGGCCGCACCCGTTCCCCAGCATGGTGCGCGACTTCGCCCGCGGCATCGGCGACGAGGCGCGGGCCCAGTGCCTCGAGCAGTACGGCGTCCTGCCCGACGCCATCGCCGCCTGCGTGGGCGGCGGCTCCAACGCGATCGGGCTGTTCCAGGCGTTCCTCGACGACGAGGACGTGGCGATCTACGGCTTCGAGCCGGGCGGCGACGGCGTCGAGACCGGGCGCCACGCGGCGACCATCCACGCCGCCGACAGCGGCGTCCTCCACGGCGCGCGCACCTACGTGCTCCAGGACGAGGACGGGCAGACCATCGAGTCCCACTCGATCTCGGCCGGGCTCGACTACCCGGGCGTCGGCCCGCAGCACGCCCACCTGGCCAAGGTCGGCCGGGCGACGTACCTGCCGGTCACCGACGCGGAGGCGATGGACGCGCTGGCCCTGCTCAGCCGCACCGAGGGGATCATCCCGGCCATCGAGTCGGCCCACGCCCTCGCCGGGGCGCTGGAGGTCGCCAAGCGGCTCGGCGCCGAGAAGGGCCCGGAGGCCACCATCTTGGTGAACCTCAGCGGCCGAGGCGACAAGGACATGGAGACCGCCATGGAGTGGTTCGACCTGTGAGCACCCCGACGAACACCAGCGCGACCGCCTTTGAGAAGGCCCGCGCCGACGGCCGAGCCGCGCTGGTGGGCTACCTGCCGGCCGGCTTCCCCGACGTCCAGGGCGGCATCGACTCGCTGCGCTGCCTGGTCGACTCCGGCTGCGACGTGATCGAGATCGGCCTGCCCTACAGCGACCCGGTGATGGACGGTCCCACGATCCAGGCGGCCGCGCAGCGGGCGCTCGAGGGCGGGGTCCGCACCCGCGACGTGCTGCGCACGGTGGAGGCCGTGGCCGCGACCGGCGTACCCACCCTCGTCATGACCTACTGGAACCCCGTCGAGCGCTACGGCGTCCCGCGCTTCGCCGCCGACCTGGCCAGCGCCGGGGGCGCGGGCCTGATCACCCCCGACCTGACCCCCGACAGCGCACCGGAGTGGATCGCGGCTGCCGACGAGCACGGTCTCGACAAGGTGTTCCTGGTCGCGCCGTCCTCCACCGACGCCCGCATCGCCATGACCACCGCCGCGTGCCGCGGCTTCGTCTACGCCACCGCGGTCATGGGCGTCACCGGCACCCGCACCACCACCAGCGACCTCGCCGGCCCGCTCGTGACCCGCACCAGGAGCACGACCGACCTGCCGATCGGGGTGGGGCTCGGGGTCAGCAACGGCGACCAGGCCGCCGAGGTCGCGTCGTACGCCGACGGGGTCATCGTCGGCTCCGCCTTCGTCCGCACCCTGCTCGACCACGACCGGCCGACCGGCCTGCGTGCGCTCGCGGCCCTCACCGAGGACCTCGCCGCCGGAGTGAGGCGTGCGTAGGCTGCTGCTGCCGCTGGTCGCGCTCGTGCTCGTGCTGTCCGGCTGCAGCGACGACGAGCCGCCGGCGTTCTCGGGCACCACCCTGGAGCGCCCCTACCAGGCGCCGGACGTGGCGCTGACCGACACCGACGGACAGCCGTACTCCCTGGCCGCCGACACCGACAAGCGGCTGACGCTGGTCTTCTTCGGCTACTCCCACTGCCCCGACATCTGCCAGCAGGTCATGGGCGCGTTGGCCGGCGCCATGAACCGGCTCGACGCCGAGGACCGCGAGCAGGTCGACGTCGTCTTCGTGACCACCGACCCCGCGCGCGACACCCCGGCGGCCCTGCGCAGCTACCTGGACCGCCTGGACCCGTCGTTCATCGGCCTGACCGGTGACATCGAGTCCATCGTCGAGGCCGGCAAGCCGCTCGCCGTCTACGTCAGCAACGGCAAGGAGCTGCCCAGCGGCGGCTACGATCTGGGCGGGCACAGCACCCAGGTCATCGGCCTCGACAGCGACGACGAGGCTCCGGTCTACTGGGACCAGGAGACCAGCCAGGCGGAGTTCGCCGCCGACATCCACACCCTGCTCGCCAAGGAGGACTGACGTGTCGTTCATGGCGGTCACCGCGCTCTCGATCCCCAGCCCGGACTCGGGGGTGTGGCACCTCGGGTGGCTCCCCATCCGTGGCTACGCCTTGTCGATCATCCTCGGCATCGTGGTCGCCATCTGGATCGGCGAGCGCCGCTGGGTCGCGCGCGGCGGCCGGCCGGGCGACGTGCAGGACCTGGCGATCTGGGCGGTGCCGTTCGGGCTCGTCGGGGCCCGGCTCTACCACGTCGCGACCGACAGCGGCCTGTACTTCGGCGACGGGGAGAACCCGGTCACCGCGCTGTACATCTGGCGCGGTGGCCTCGGCATCTGGGGCGGCGTGGCGATGGGCGCGCTCGGGGTCGTCATCGGCGCCCGGCGCAAGGGGATCCGGCTGCTGCCGGTGCTCGACGCCATGGCCCCGGGCGTCCTCGTGGCGCAGGCGATCGGCCGGTGGGGCAACTGGTTCAACCAGGAGCTCTACGGGCGACCCACCGACCTGCCGTGGGGACTGGAGATCGACCCGGCCAACTGGCCCTCCGGGCTCGCCTTCGCCCCGGGCACGACCTTCCACCCGACGTTCCTCTACGAGTTCGTCTGGAACCTCGCTGCCTTCGCGCTGGTGATCTGGGCCGACCGCCGCTTCCGGCTCGGCCACGGCCGGGTCCTGGCGCTGTACGTGATGGCCTACACGGCCGGGCGCGGCTGGATCGAGTACCTCCGGATCGACACCGTCGAGCTGAACGACGTGGGCGGCCTGCGCTTCAACGTGTGGGTCTCGATCGTGCTGTTCGTGGCCGCGGCGGTCTACTTCGTCATCAGCCTGCGGCGCTGGCCCGGGCGCGAGGAGAGCGTCTGGCGAGACGGGCACGGTCCGAGCGGTGAGACGACCGAGGCCCCCGACGATGTGGCCGACGCCGACCCAGATGTGGGGGAGACCTCCGGCGCCCCGGAGGCCTCCGAGGACGCCACCACCTGACCGTCTCGTGAGACCCCCGGTGGCTGACGCGACCACGTAACCGGATGGTAATCTGACGACTCCGCCGCGTGGGCCAACGTCGTCCCTAGCGCCCAGCAGTGCAGTGGTACTCCAGGGTCACCCCTGCACACGACGACGGGAGAACCCAGTGCCTTACTCGCACGCGTTCCCGCCGCCCCAGGGTCTCTACGACCCTCGCCACGAGAAGGACGCCTGCGGCGTCGCGTTCGTGGCGACTCTCACCGGGGAGGCCAGCCACGACATCGTGGCGAAGGCACTGACCGCCCTTCGCAACCTCGAGCACCGCGGTGCCGCGGGTGCCGAGCCCAACTCCGGCGACGGCGCCGGCATCCTCATGCAGGTGCCCGACGCGTTCCTGCGCGCGGTCGTCGGCTTCGAGCTCCCGCCGGCCAACGCGTACGCCGTCGGCACGGCGTTCCTGCAGGGCGACGACGCGCACGTGGCCCAGACCCGCGCCCGCATCGAGGCGCTCGCCGAGGAGGAGGGCCTCGCGGTCCTCGGGTGGCGCGACGTCCCGACCGACCCCTCGATCCTCGGCGCCACCGCGCTGGGCGTCATGCCGTCGTTCCAGCAGCTCTTCGTCGCCGGCGCCCGCCAGCGGGTCACGGGCATGTCGCTGGAGCGCATGGCCTACTGCCTGCGCAAGCGTGCCGAGCGGGACGCCGACGTCTACTTCCCCTCGCTGTCCTCGCGGACCCTGGCCTACAAGGGCATGCTCACCACCGAGCAGCTCGACGGCTTCTACCCCGACCTGCTCGACGAGCGGGTCGCCTCGGCCCTCGCGGTCGTGCACTCGCGCTTCTCCACCAACACCTTCCCGAGCTGGCCGCTGTCGCACCCGTTCCGGTTCATCGCGCACAACGGCGAGATCAACACGGTCATGGGCAACCGCAACTGGATGCGCGCCCGCGAGGCGCTGCTGTCCTCGGACCTGATCCCCGGCGACCTCGAGCGGATCTTCCCGATCGTGACCACCGGGGCGTCGGACTCGGCCTCCTTCGACGAGGTCCTCGAGCTGCTGCACATGGGCGGTCGCTCGCTGCCGCACTCGGTGCTGATGATGATCCCCGAGGCGTGGGAGAACCACACCGAGATGGACGCCAAGCGGCGCGACTTCTACTCCTTCCACTCCGCCCTCATGGAGCCCTGGGACGGCCCCGCGTGCGTGGTGTTCACCGACGGTGCGCAGATCGGCGCCGTCCTGGACCGCAACGGGCTGCGCCCCTCGCGCTACTGGGTCACCGACGACGGCCTGGTCGTGCTGGCCTCCGAGGTCGGCGTCCTGGACCTCGACCCCGCCAGCATCGTGCGCAAGGGCCGGCTGCAGCCGGGCCGGATGTTCCTCGTCGACACCGACGAGCACCGGATCATCGAGGACGAGGAGATCAAGGCCGAGCTCGCCTCCGAGCACCCCTACGGCGAGTGGCTGCACGCGGGCCTGATCCACCTCAACGACATCCCCGAGCGCGAGCACATCATCCACACCCACGCGTCGGTGACGCGCCGCCAGCAGATCTTCGGCTACACCGAGGAGGAGCTGCGCATCCTGCTGACCCCGATGGCCAACACCGGCGGCGAGCCGCTCGGCTCCATGGGCACCGACACCCCGATCGCGGCGCTGAGCGACAAGCCCCGGC includes the following:
- the lgt gene encoding prolipoprotein diacylglyceryl transferase gives rise to the protein MAVTALSIPSPDSGVWHLGWLPIRGYALSIILGIVVAIWIGERRWVARGGRPGDVQDLAIWAVPFGLVGARLYHVATDSGLYFGDGENPVTALYIWRGGLGIWGGVAMGALGVVIGARRKGIRLLPVLDAMAPGVLVAQAIGRWGNWFNQELYGRPTDLPWGLEIDPANWPSGLAFAPGTTFHPTFLYEFVWNLAAFALVIWADRRFRLGHGRVLALYVMAYTAGRGWIEYLRIDTVELNDVGGLRFNVWVSIVLFVAAAVYFVISLRRWPGREESVWRDGHGPSGETTEAPDDVADADPDVGETSGAPEASEDATT
- a CDS encoding SCO family protein, translated to MRRLLLPLVALVLVLSGCSDDEPPAFSGTTLERPYQAPDVALTDTDGQPYSLAADTDKRLTLVFFGYSHCPDICQQVMGALAGAMNRLDAEDREQVDVVFVTTDPARDTPAALRSYLDRLDPSFIGLTGDIESIVEAGKPLAVYVSNGKELPSGGYDLGGHSTQVIGLDSDDEAPVYWDQETSQAEFAADIHTLLAKED
- the trpA gene encoding tryptophan synthase subunit alpha; this translates as MSTPTNTSATAFEKARADGRAALVGYLPAGFPDVQGGIDSLRCLVDSGCDVIEIGLPYSDPVMDGPTIQAAAQRALEGGVRTRDVLRTVEAVAATGVPTLVMTYWNPVERYGVPRFAADLASAGGAGLITPDLTPDSAPEWIAAADEHGLDKVFLVAPSSTDARIAMTTAACRGFVYATAVMGVTGTRTTTSDLAGPLVTRTRSTTDLPIGVGLGVSNGDQAAEVASYADGVIVGSAFVRTLLDHDRPTGLRALAALTEDLAAGVRRA